Proteins from a genomic interval of Paenibacillus lentus:
- a CDS encoding DUF3006 domain-containing protein, whose amino-acid sequence MKVGIIEGFEGEYCIIEVDGVTRDVPRRLVSVSAKTGDVVEWNGSQWNTNIQQTKERSDYIKSLMNDVWDD is encoded by the coding sequence ATGAAGGTTGGAATCATAGAAGGGTTTGAAGGTGAATATTGCATTATTGAAGTGGATGGCGTTACGAGGGACGTGCCTCGCAGGTTGGTGAGTGTCAGCGCCAAGACCGGCGACGTCGTGGAATGGAACGGGAGTCAGTGGAATACGAATATTCAGCAAACGAAGGAACGAAGCGATTATATAAAGTCTTTGATGAATGACGTGTGGGACGATTAA
- a CDS encoding DinB family protein: protein MKLSKPLIGEYPQHFEEYIRDVPESQLLSILELQPEEVMLKLGTLSEEAGNYKYAAGKWSLKEVLGHVTDTERVMSYRLLRIARGDKTPLPGFSEELFVSYANFDRLSILQLLKDFSTVRGATLALIRQLDDEAWQRTGTACDELISCRALAFIIAGHAKHHFKMIRERYLQH, encoded by the coding sequence ATGAAATTGTCTAAGCCACTAATTGGGGAGTATCCCCAGCATTTTGAGGAATATATTCGTGATGTGCCCGAGAGTCAGTTATTATCTATACTGGAGCTTCAGCCAGAGGAAGTTATGCTTAAACTGGGTACGCTCTCAGAGGAAGCCGGTAATTATAAGTATGCCGCAGGAAAGTGGAGCCTCAAGGAAGTGCTCGGACATGTAACAGATACGGAGCGCGTGATGAGCTATCGTCTGCTGCGGATTGCCAGAGGGGATAAGACGCCGCTTCCGGGCTTTAGCGAGGAGTTGTTTGTTAGCTATGCTAACTTTGATCGCTTGTCGATCTTACAGCTTCTGAAAGACTTCTCGACCGTTAGGGGAGCTACATTGGCTCTTATCCGTCAGTTAGATGATGAAGCCTGGCAGCGAACAGGTACTGCGTGCGACGAACTAATATCCTGTAGAGCGCTGGCATTTATTATCGCAGGTCACGCGAAGCATCACTTTAAGATGATTCGTGAACGCTATTTACAGCATTAA